Sequence from the Garciella nitratireducens DSM 15102 genome:
ATAGTTCGCATATCCTCCTCCGTCTATTAAAATATTTTTCCCATTAGGAGTTTCAAGCAAAATACTGTCTCCTTGACCTACATCTAAAAAAGTTACCTTTAAGGGAGGAGGAATCAAAATAAATATAATTACAAAAATAGATAATAAACTTATTCCCAAAAAAGTTAAAATTTTTATCTTTTTTATTTGAACAGGAATGTATCTTCCTATTATTAACAATATAAAAATATATAGAATCAGTCCCCACCAAGTGAAAGAAGGTAAAAAGATGCTAGCATAGGGAAAAGATGAAAAAATTTTTACCATTTTAATAACTAATTCAAATACAAAACTTATCAAAAAGAAAAAATAACTTCCAACAAAAGGTATAAAAAAATAGACTGTGATTGCTATAATAGACCCTTTCAGCAAAATACCAATGAATGGAACTATAATTATATTACTAATAATAGAAATTATTGAGATTTGATGAAAATGATATAAATTTACAGGTAATGTCCCTATTTGTGCCGCCATAGTTATTGCTAAAGCACTCGATATAAACTTTGAAATTTTCGAAAAATTTTTTAAATAATCTAAAAAAATACGGTAAAATAAAATAATCCCCATAGAAGCTAAAAAAGAAAGTTGAAAACTAGCAGTATATATAAGAAGAGGATTGGGCAATAAAATAATAAGTCCTGCTAATGAAAGAGCAGAAAGTCCATCATAATTTTTATTAATAAATTTAGAAAATATAGAAACCCAAGCCATAATACTAGCACGAATTACCGAGGGGGAAGCACCAGTAATTACTATATAAAAAATCAAAATAAATGTAAGAAATATAAGTTTTATAGAAGTAGACCATTTTAAAATTCCAGAAATCACTAAGATCAAAGAAAGGATAAAACCTACATGCAATCCTGATACCGCTAAAACATGCGCAACTCCTACATCTACAAAGGAATCTCTCATTTCTTTTGAAAGACTTTTATCTCCAAAAAGAATTCCCTTTAATAATTGAGCATGATTTTTAGATAGATTAACATTTATGATATTCTCTACCTTATTTTTTATTTGATAAATAAATTCTTTTCTTATTCCTAAAGATTGTTTCCCTTGAATTTGTATTGTTCCAGAAAATATAGTAATAGTCGCATAAATTTTTTTGGTTCGTAAATAAAGTGCATAATCAAAACCTCCAGGATTACGTATTCCTTTTGGAATTTTTATTTTTCCTTCAAAAGTAATGATCTGACCAGGAATTAATTGTAGCCTTGAATGTTTGCCTTTCTCATCATATAAAGAAACTAATGTTTTTTCTTTTAAAAGATAAGTTTTCCCATTCACCTCTATTTTCTGGACTTCAACATAAAATTCTGTTTTATTTTCCTTTTGAATGGTGGGTTCAAGAACATATGCTTGTATTTTGGCAGTTTTATTGTTTAAAAATTGTAATTGAGAATTTTTATTCATTTGTATAAAGCTTGTCCCATATCCTAATAAGAGAAAAAAAGTTAATAATATTAAAAATATTTTTCTTTTGTAAAACAAAAAAATAAGACCTATCTGTATAAAACATAAAATTATAAGTAAAGTAATAAATTCCATTTTACCTAAAATAATACCTATTATATAAAACATTAAAATACTAGTAAAAGGACGCCTCATGATATCACCTAAAAAAAGAATATATACATTCTTCTCCATAAATGTATATATTCCTTCTTTGATTTAGATAATAACAGTTTTCATCTCCTCAGCATACTCAATTTCTTTTTTTCCTATCTCTTCTTTGTACATTTTTAAACTATATTCAGGATAAAAATGAGTAAGCATAATTCTCTTAGCATTAGCTCTTTCTCCAATTTCTACTGCCTGTTCTGGAGATAAATGGGGAGGAGTATTTACAAGATCTTTCTCTAATACACCAGCTTCGCATAGTAAGAAATCAGCATTTTTAGAAAAATCTATTAACTTTTGTGTGTAACTGGTATCTCCACTATATACCAATTTTTTCCCATTCGCTTCTATACAAATAGCATAGTCTGGCACTACATGATTCATTTTTTCAAAATGAATCATCATATTTCCTATTTTAAAAGACTTTTTAGAATCTATAATACTTATTTCATAAGATTTATGAAATAATCTTATGAATTCTTCATGAGGATTATTGGGAGCAAAAATCTTTATAGATTTTTTTCTGAATTCTAGTGCATATCTTAAAATAAAAATATCAGAAATATGATCTGGATGGAGATGACTTAAAATAATGGCATCCAAATCCTCTAATGAAAAATTTTTTTGATAATTAGAAAATACTCCATTTCCACAATCTAATAAAATTTTACTCTGATCCTCTTCTATTAAATATCCTGAACAACTTCCTCCTTTTATTGGATATGGTCCATAACATCCTAATACAGTAAGCTTCATCTTATATCTCTCCTTTTCCCTTATCATTATTCTTATATTTTATCCCTATTTTTTTATACCAATCAACTATCTTATTCATCTAAAAATAAGCTGAAAGAAAAATCAAAGAATGATATAATAAATGCTGCAATAAAGTCATTTTATTTTTTATTATGGTTGTAAGGAGGTTTTTATTATATGGAAAAAATTTTTTCATCTAAAGCTTTAGAAGCAAATCTTGCGCAAACTCGTGATGCTAATATCCATATTCCTGAAAATCAACAATGGTTTATTGAACTTTCAAAAGACCATTGGGGAATTTATAAACGTACCAAAGAATTTATTGAAGAACTCAATCATCGATATATCAACTATCAATATGTAATTAAAAGTTTACACAATATTTGTCTTACAGATCTATGGTTCTATAACTCTTTAAAAGAATCAGAAAAAGCTTTAAATATATTGGTTGATATTTTTGAAAAACTTTTTTATTCAGATCTTAAAGAAAGCCAACGAGAACTTTTAATTATAACTCATATCAAATTTATAGATCGACTTGCCAAATTAGAAAAATTTCCAGAAAAAATTATTCACCGAAGTTTACATATTATTCAAAAGGACATTAAAAAACATGAACTTCTATATATCCGTAATTCTGGATATTTTAAAACCTATTTAAATAAAGTTGCTCCTCTTCCAGCATATCATTCTATTATAATGAATTTAACAAAAAATTTACTAAAAAAATGTATTGACTATTGGGAAAGTACATCACAAGTAGAACAATGGTTTCAAAAGAATAAACACCTATTTCAATCTTCCTATGATAGCGAAATAAAAAATATAGGAAAACCCTTTTTTCAAGAACTTAGAGAAAAACTAGCTCAAGTTTCTACTTGGGAATCTATCATACAATTATTTTTCTTCAATGATATTGCTAATTATTTTCGTAGATTTAGTGATAAATTTCATACTTCTCTTGAAAAAATATACTATACCTATTACCTTCTTCACTTACCAGGAATGATTCATCTTATGGATCATCTTCTGTATGATATCAATCGATATTTAAGAAATGTACTTAAGGAATTAAATCAAGAAGAGATTTCAAACTTTTTATCTACTATAATGTCTTTATTTTATGAATTAAAGGAAAATCATCCATCTACTGTATTAGATTGTATTCATACTTTAGGAAAAGAAGTTATTTATACAAAAGAAGAAAATCTAATTTCTCATTTTATAAAAGGTGTTATAGATTTGGGATTTATATATCCTGGAAAATTTTATGTAAACGATAACTGGCAAATACAAATAAATACTAATCATATAAAAAATATACGAGTCTGGTTAGAACTCATTGAACGAGATCCTTCTTCTATGAAAGAATTATTGGCTGCACTGATTGTAAATTTAAAACTCGGAGGAATCTTTATTTCAGATACAGATTTGTTCCAAAGAGATGTAACTAAACTTCTAAATTCTAATATCTCACCTGTCTATAGAGAAATGAAACAATTAGCAAGAATCTTCCCAGTGTATTTTAGAGAAATCGGTGCAGAAGGTAAACTTAGAGAAATAACAACCGCTGTAGATGAACTATCTAGAAGAAAAGATCTATTAGTTCATTTTTTAAGAAAACAGGTCCATACCGAAAGCAATAATACCCATATAGAACTTTCTGAAAAAATTATTCAATATTGGTATCATGGAAAAAAAGAATTTTTAAAAGATATGATTCCAGAAGATGTTTTTCAACAATTAGATACGAATAGTCCATGGTATTTACCAGTACATCAAATTATAGTAGAGTTATGTAAGCAAAAAAATACCACGCCTAAAAAACTTATGCTTTTAGAAATAGATGAACTAAAAAAAGCTATTTTTTCCATAAAATCAGGAAATCAAAGAGATAAAAAAAGAGTTTTTTATCTCTTTGAGATACATTCTATACTACTAGAAAAATACTCATTAAATTCTGAGGATATTATCTCTATATTAAAAGAATATCGATTCTTTAGTAATCAAGAAATTAATATACTCCAAGAAAATATTAAAAAAAATGATGTAAAAAAGGCTCTTAAACAAATTTACTCTATGATGAATCATTTAAAAAAAATTATTCTCAATCCTAGCGAAAGTAAGGCCTTAGAAAACATTTATTATAAAAGACATATAGCAATTGGCATTCCTTCTATGTATGGCCAATACATAGAACCTAAATTTGAAGCCTTAGGACTTACTTTTAGACTTGAAAAAGTTGCATCTAATTTAATGACCAAGTTATTACAAGAAATAAACCTTGAATATATTACAGCAAAAACCCTTAGAAATATTTATGAAATATTAGTACTTTTTAAAGAAGGGCTTGCCTTAGACGGTATAGAAAATCAAGGCTTTCATTCTAATTTAGAAATGTTTAAATATAGTCTTACTTCTCCAAGTTTTTCTTTAGATCAATATATTAATATATTTCAATTCATGGCCCAAGATATTAAACAAATTATAAATGAATATTTTTTAGATGTATATGAAAATCCATTAAAAAAAATTATTCCTCAAATTTTTATTGCATCTCAAACTCTATCTGAAGCAGAATATAAGCAATTTTATCATATGGAATCAGAGAAATTTTTAAGAGAAAATTTATCCTCTGCTTTTTTAGTACAGGATTTAGATCATTTTATCACTACTATTATCAGCAATCTATGTAGTATGATTGATACCTATTCCAGTGATTTTATCCAAAATATGATGACCTATGATCCAGACTTAACAATAAGTTCCTTGTATACAAAAACAATTAAAATAGATAATCCTATTTTTCTCGGAGCAAAAGCATATTTTTTAAAAAAATTAGTATCCTATGGTTTTCCTGTACCACCTGGATTTGTACTTACTACAGAAGTATTTCGCCATCATGAAAGCATTCTTAAACATCCTTATATGGCATTAGAATTAGATCAATTTATTTTAAACCACATCAAAGAAATAGAAAACTTAACAGGGCAAACATTTGGAGATCCTAAAAATCCACTTCTATTTTCTGTTCGTTCTGGCACTGCAATCTCTATGCCTGGTGCGATGAGAACCTTCTTAAACGTAGGAATAAATGATGAAATTGCTGAAACATTAAGTAAAAATTCTAAATTCTCATGGACAATATGGGATAGCTATCGTCGCTTTCTTCAAAGTTGGGGAATGGCCTATGGTATGGAAAGAGATATCTTTGATAGTATTATTTTAAAATATAAAACAAAATATAACGTAAAATTAAAAGCTCAATTTTCTCCTGAACAAATGAGAAAAATTGCATATTCTTATAAAAAAGCTCTAATAGCTTATGACATCTATATTGAAGAAAATCCTTTTCAACAATTAAAACAAGCTATATCTAGTGTAGTCGATTCATGGTCTTCAAAAAGTGCTATTTCTTATAGAAATCATTTGCAAATAGCTGATGAATGGGGAACTGCAGTTATAGTGCAAAAAATGATATTAGGAAATTTATCTTGTTCTTCTGGTACAGGAGTAGTCTTTACTAGAAGCCCACTGAATGATAAATCTGATATAGAACTTTATGGAGATTTTACTCTATGTAGCCAAGGAGAAGATGTAGTTGCAGGTTTAGTACATACTCTCCCTATTACTGAAAAACAACGCAAAGAATTTTATAAAGATACAGATTTATCTTTAGAATCAGCTTTTCCAAATATTTATTATGCCCTTTTGGATCTCTCTAAACAACTGATAGAAAGTTATGGGTTTATGCATCAAGAAATCGAATTTACCTTTGAGTCAAAAGATC
This genomic interval carries:
- a CDS encoding DNA internalization-related competence protein ComEC/Rec2, with protein sequence MEKNVYILFLGDIMRRPFTSILMFYIIGIILGKMEFITLLIILCFIQIGLIFLFYKRKIFLILLTFFLLLGYGTSFIQMNKNSQLQFLNNKTAKIQAYVLEPTIQKENKTEFYVEVQKIEVNGKTYLLKEKTLVSLYDEKGKHSRLQLIPGQIITFEGKIKIPKGIRNPGGFDYALYLRTKKIYATITIFSGTIQIQGKQSLGIRKEFIYQIKNKVENIINVNLSKNHAQLLKGILFGDKSLSKEMRDSFVDVGVAHVLAVSGLHVGFILSLILVISGILKWSTSIKLIFLTFILIFYIVITGASPSVIRASIMAWVSIFSKFINKNYDGLSALSLAGLIILLPNPLLIYTASFQLSFLASMGIILFYRIFLDYLKNFSKISKFISSALAITMAAQIGTLPVNLYHFHQISIISIISNIIIVPFIGILLKGSIIAITVYFFIPFVGSYFFFLISFVFELVIKMVKIFSSFPYASIFLPSFTWWGLILYIFILLIIGRYIPVQIKKIKILTFLGISLLSIFVIIFILIPPPLKVTFLDVGQGDSILLETPNGKNILIDGGGYANYQGEDRKISEDVLLPAFYSKGIHKLDLVIVSHPHEDHMKGIQELIGNIPIDILGVYPIDQKYMKELNFLATNEKIKMIYLKEGDILNIQENLIIRALSPSKDFSVEDPQKDVNNSSLVLKLDYYKSSFLFTGDIEEEIENDLLQKGENLQADVLKVAHHGSNSSSKENFIKNVDPEIGIISVGEGNTFGHPSPNTLEQLKKVIPYLYRTDKNGAIEISTNGNWIKVESYLSP
- a CDS encoding MBL fold metallo-hydrolase is translated as MKLTVLGCYGPYPIKGGSCSGYLIEEDQSKILLDCGNGVFSNYQKNFSLEDLDAIILSHLHPDHISDIFILRYALEFRKKSIKIFAPNNPHEEFIRLFHKSYEISIIDSKKSFKIGNMMIHFEKMNHVVPDYAICIEANGKKLVYSGDTSYTQKLIDFSKNADFLLCEAGVLEKDLVNTPPHLSPEQAVEIGERANAKRIMLTHFYPEYSLKMYKEEIGKKEIEYAEEMKTVII
- a CDS encoding PEP/pyruvate-binding domain-containing protein; the protein is MEKIFSSKALEANLAQTRDANIHIPENQQWFIELSKDHWGIYKRTKEFIEELNHRYINYQYVIKSLHNICLTDLWFYNSLKESEKALNILVDIFEKLFYSDLKESQRELLIITHIKFIDRLAKLEKFPEKIIHRSLHIIQKDIKKHELLYIRNSGYFKTYLNKVAPLPAYHSIIMNLTKNLLKKCIDYWESTSQVEQWFQKNKHLFQSSYDSEIKNIGKPFFQELREKLAQVSTWESIIQLFFFNDIANYFRRFSDKFHTSLEKIYYTYYLLHLPGMIHLMDHLLYDINRYLRNVLKELNQEEISNFLSTIMSLFYELKENHPSTVLDCIHTLGKEVIYTKEENLISHFIKGVIDLGFIYPGKFYVNDNWQIQINTNHIKNIRVWLELIERDPSSMKELLAALIVNLKLGGIFISDTDLFQRDVTKLLNSNISPVYREMKQLARIFPVYFREIGAEGKLREITTAVDELSRRKDLLVHFLRKQVHTESNNTHIELSEKIIQYWYHGKKEFLKDMIPEDVFQQLDTNSPWYLPVHQIIVELCKQKNTTPKKLMLLEIDELKKAIFSIKSGNQRDKKRVFYLFEIHSILLEKYSLNSEDIISILKEYRFFSNQEINILQENIKKNDVKKALKQIYSMMNHLKKIILNPSESKALENIYYKRHIAIGIPSMYGQYIEPKFEALGLTFRLEKVASNLMTKLLQEINLEYITAKTLRNIYEILVLFKEGLALDGIENQGFHSNLEMFKYSLTSPSFSLDQYINIFQFMAQDIKQIINEYFLDVYENPLKKIIPQIFIASQTLSEAEYKQFYHMESEKFLRENLSSAFLVQDLDHFITTIISNLCSMIDTYSSDFIQNMMTYDPDLTISSLYTKTIKIDNPIFLGAKAYFLKKLVSYGFPVPPGFVLTTEVFRHHESILKHPYMALELDQFILNHIKEIENLTGQTFGDPKNPLLFSVRSGTAISMPGAMRTFLNVGINDEIAETLSKNSKFSWTIWDSYRRFLQSWGMAYGMERDIFDSIILKYKTKYNVKLKAQFSPEQMRKIAYSYKKALIAYDIYIEENPFQQLKQAISSVVDSWSSKSAISYRNHLQIADEWGTAVIVQKMILGNLSCSSGTGVVFTRSPLNDKSDIELYGDFTLCSQGEDVVAGLVHTLPITEKQRKEFYKDTDLSLESAFPNIYYALLDLSKQLIESYGFMHQEIEFTFESKDPKDLYILQIRNQSKKQKKGATFSSPPKEMDLIGRGIGVGGGALSGILVFNMDDLKKAIEKYPEEKRILVRPDTVPDDIPLIFKCDGLLTAKGGATSHAAVTASSLGKVCVVNCKGLMVNDAKKICTIGKNVFVSGDKISIDGNLGNVYRYN